CGCTACCTGGCCATAACTAAACCACTGTCTTACAACCAGCTGGTGACGCCATGCCGGCTACGAGGGTGCATTACCCTAATCTGGGTCTACTCTAGCCTGGTTTTCTTGCCCTCCTTCTTTGGGTGGGGTAAGCCAGGCTATCATGGGGACATTTTTGAGTGGTGTGCTCACTCTTGGCCCACCTCTGCCCTCTTTACAGGATTTGTGGTGTGTATGCTCTATGCGCCTGCTGCACTTGTGGTGTGTTTTACTTATTACCATATATTTCGCATTTGCCAGCAGCACAACAGGGAGATCAGTGAACGGCGGGCACGTTTCCCCAGCCAGGAAATGGAGGCTGGTGAGGGGGGTGGTGGTGGGCATCATGGAGGGCATGGACCAGATCGGCGCTATGCGATGGTGCTGTTTCGCATCACCAGCGTTTTCTATATGCTTTGGCTGCCCTACATAATCTACTTCCTGCTAGAGAGCTCCCATGTGCTGGATAACCCTGCCCTTTCCTTCATCACCACATGGCTGGCCATAAGCAACAGCTTTTGCAACTGTGTCATCTACAGCCTGTCTAATAGTGTGTTCCGCCTGGGCATGCGTAGGCTCTCACAGACAATTTGCTCCTTTAGCCACTGCGCGGCCGATGACGGGGACTTCGGGGAGCCTAAACCAAGGAAGAGGGCAAACTCATGCTCCATCTGAAGGGATGACTTTATTGCTGGGATCAACAAAAGGGGAACATGAATCTTAACGAGCTTAGCAGCTAGTTAACTTTCAATAACATTGGCACAGCTTAAGCAAACAGAAAACAATTTCTGTTGTATCAGCCTGTGAGCTGACACCAATGTCATTGCGTTGGTCACATGGTTTATTGTATTACAAGCTTTTCAAGGAGATGGGTGCAGTGTCTAAACAGAGATTTAATGAGATGGGCACTCTGTGATGGTTTTTATTCTGTGGTATGTGACTTTGCTGTGGATCATATAGAAAGTAGTCTCCCCATGGCTTTCTTAGCCTTTACATCTCACTGTATGTCATCAGCCAGGTCAGACATAGTGGGAAGACAAACTCCAAAAGATTCACAGATATCCTCTCAAACATCAAATGTGACCACACTTTTTCATGGCTGTTaaattttgtttgtggttgtgaaTTGGATCGACCTTTTATTCGATGTTTCCGTACTTTCTATGACTGTCATTAGCAGAAACTAGATAACCTACACTTACTTGTGCTCATAAACCTGTTTAAAGGTTGTAAatggatatttgactttttatctGTATAAACACACAAGGTGACAATGACGACAGCCATTATGCTGCTGATAAATAACAGATGGCATATGGACTTGACTGTTGTCTAAAGGAAAGTGTGCAGTCCATTTCTGCTGAAGTATTTCATGTTGAGTCTGTAAACATGATGTTTGCAGGTGAACAGGAGAGAGATGCAAAAAAGCAATGGTGTTCTGACACATTTTCTTTCTATAATTAAAATGATTGGCCTTTCTATAATTAAAGTGATTAGCCAATCGCCGATCTAACAGTAGGTTGAAATCTGGATAAAGTTGTTTACTCAGACCTGCAAAACAGGGTACATAATGTACAGGTAACAGTGCACATCAATCTTAATCAGTAAAACTCCAATATAGCACTGTTTAGATAGCTCTGCAAAACATActcatcatcaacatcacagcATTAGAGCAAGGACTGTAAAATATCTAAACTTGTAAAAAGAGTGTTGAAACCTTTAAATCAAGTTAAAACCCCCAAAATGAGAATTTATTAGGTTTTCATTTGAGTCAACATGGTTACTAATCTATAATGTAGACGTTCTAATTGTCAAACCATTTAACACATTGCCTTGTGTCGTAGTGTGACCTGTATCAGATTTTCTACAGATGACATGCTGCTTATATTGTTTACCAATTTAAATATTAGCTGATTATGGTTGGTCACCAATTGTTTGGTGCACCCCTTCTAAAAAGCACTTGATTTCCAGAATTCATACAAAGGATGTGTCAGTTTGACACTGAGGTCTTTATATTGAAGGCAGTGAACTGATACCCACGGCAGATAACTACCCAGCACAGTTTTTTGCCAAGGTCCCCCCCTTGCGCTAATGAAATACCCCATCAGCGGCAGCATTCCCACCATTGGTGTGGCATTCCTGATATGGCTGTGTTATGAGTATTCTGCTAACAGTTTGATGCATGAGCGCTCATGACAGCCATTTCTACCCAGCAAATAAATATTACATCCCCCCTGTATATGTAGGGCCATGTATATTGGATAAGGAACAAACACCAGACTTGGCAAAGTAAAAAACAGCATTATCTAATTATGAATTTCACATTATTTATAATGCAATAGGTTTAGGTTTAGTTTAGAAACAGAAATCTGTAATTGAGCTGACTTGAGAATAGTATTATTTTGATGATGATGAACATCTTGGGTGTTGCTTTAAACCTCCCTGAGTCGCTTCTAGGTAAGAAACGTGATAGTAGTGGCAGTGTAGACCTGATTAGTAGGCTGGTTTTGAGTGCTTTGCATCAGTTATCTTTGTTAAAGATGATAGTGGATTTTATTTCCCAGCAGTGGTGCACAGGGGCTCAGgttaatgtgatctgatctgTCTGGAGGTCATTGTGAGGTTAAAACTGAACTGATCTGAAATTACATGCTTTGTCGTGATAAAGGTTTAAGGCTATCAGCAGCTTATCTTGTGGAGTTTTGTTCAACTATTGGCCTGACAATCCTCATTACTTTTAATGTGTCCCACTCTCTTTCAGCTGTACCAattctgttgctgttttttttttttttttttttttttttataaagctaCTCACCTCAAACTATAGGCCTGAATGTCTTACATACTTCTCAATGCTTTTGTGAATGACCACAGTATTTAGTGTGCACTTTTCACAAGGTCAAACCAAACTGGGAATCACACTCTAAATGTGGTAACTGGGCTTGTTGAATGCTATGTTTTTTCATGATGTCTGTGCCCAAGCAACAGATGACTGTGCTGGGAATGGCAGAGTATAGGTTTTTAGAAAGGAGTCCTTAATGAATTGTTTGTGGGCTTCTTATTGGCGATAGGTGGTTACAGTAACTAAATTctgctaaaaaataaatatagtatTTTACTATAGTTATTTCCCCAATCTGGGGCTTTTGATATACAAAGTGCAGAGGATGTGTAGTTAAAGCAACCCACAAACTGCCTTTGGTTATGATTCTCATCATCTTATCCAGTAATATGGTCACTCCTGTCGATTTACCTTGTACATTCCCTTGATCATTGGATCAGTATCAAAGCATAATTCTAATCACATAAATTCAGCCACATACTATAGCCAATATCTTACTGATTTCTCTCTTTGCTCATATAGTAGTCATCTGTGGTCTATGCCTTGCTTGTAGTATATATCTGTCCATGCTAGAGAGCAAGTGACACAGCAAACCCAGCCCCTTGATATTGTAACTGCATTCTATGCTGCTTAAGAGTAGGCTGTGTAAGTCATTCCtcattttaaagctgcattaagtgattttttttaacactagaGGCAAAAAGACTCAGCATTTTATCTTATTATATTTTAGTGGCAAGAAACTTCACATTCAGCAAAAACAGCTATGATCATTCCATTCAAGAGTCTTTCTGGCCATTCTGATGAATGTAAGtacaatattgtttttaattcaaagaaaaatatctgtctcttttggGTTATCTACATGCTCTTCTTTCCTTACCAACCATTTGTTTACTTTGGCTCTCTGTAGTTTCGCATGAGGCAGGTAGCCTACAGTCAACTTGAAATAATCATGTGCTGGAAGTGGCTGCCCCTgatctgtactgtatgtgctggcattgtttttgttttgttagttgTAAGATAACTGTGAGGTGAAGCTGCAGTATGGGATGTTGATTCTTAGCGGGATCATCAACGTTCATCACCCTTCAACACATTAAGGAGTTGTTTAATTAAGTTTTAGTGTAAAAAATATtgcttaatgcagctttaatgcATTACAGATTGTTCTGTATACGTGCCTAAAGATGTATTTTGtaggaaaagtgaaaaaaagacgTTGCGAAGTTACTGTTACATGGACATgctgcacttttaaaaaaacattttccagcTACATGACCATATCTTGTGACTGTGTACACATCAGAAGGTACATTGTCGTTGCATTTAGTTTTCCATGATTTATAGTTCAGAGGGGTTTCCACTTGAACCAAGAATAGGTCAAGTCATTCGCTTATCACAGTTGATCTGACTTCGGCCTTCAAATGGGTACATATTCTACAATCTGACGTCTACATCATATTTGTAAGATAAGAGGAGACAGCAGATTTGTCTTAGTCTTGTGAATTCCCTTCTATAGCCATATGACCTGGCATATATATGGAATAGTAATAGACTTACAatgatatttctttttattttgatagcttGTATTTGTGGTGCTCTTTTGGAGCATAGTGCAGTGGGGTAGTAGAAGGTATGTATAGAGTCTGAATTAGTGTGGTATTATCTTCACAATGTGGTGACaaataacaacacaacaacatatAAGACAGGAAAAGGCAAAGTTATCTAATAGCCTAAAATAAAATAGCTCAGTTGTTACCATATAATGTAAAAGTTGAAATTTACCATTCAAGTGGAGATTATAGTATTTGGTCAGAAGTTGCACAAATATTCATTCCTTTGGTGGACTTTTTTGTAGCAGGTTATTGGCTCAAGGTTTCAAATATCCAAGAGTCAttgaatgaatatttaaaaaaataaatggtttAAATGTGTCTATATTACACTGACCAAACTGAAGTGGTAGATAATCAAAACTGTTACCTTGTTCAAACAAGTCGTCTTACTTTCAAGTGCATTGATCTGGGCTTTTAGTAAAGAGTTTTATTAATTACAGgataatatgtatttatttattaagttatGTTTAAAGCTTtacacaatatactgtatatgagtatactgtatgtaaagtgtgtgtgtatctgtttttAATCTGCTGTACAGCCAAAAAAAATCAGACAAACTCTGACAAAGGTATGGCACACCCATTTGTGTTAAATCAACTAGGCTGCTGATGTTTTGAATAGGAGGCAGAGTGTTTTAAATTACATAgtatctatttttttatttttaaattttgtcaAAGACTACAGTAtggttttgttgttgctgccaACCGAATAAAGGTGAAAATAATAGACATTCACTCATGTGTAGTTTCttttgtgaaatgtgtgtgtttctgtagcaACAGTCACCAGTTATCCAGCTTTCATTCATAACCAGTGGAACTCTCCAGAGTCACCCTCATATTTTCTCCACTTGGCACCTATCTTAAGGAGTAAAGAGGAGAATGGAGATGGGGGCTTGTCGCTAGTGGCTGCCAGTTTCAATCCCCAGGCTTGTTCAGGTGCACTTGAGCTAGATGGTTTGATATACAGGACCAGTTACTTTTGAATTGTAATGAATGTGTAATAATCACAGAAGTAAGCATGCATGTGTGGATGCATAATGATGTAAGTCTAATGAGCAGATCAAATCTTTAAGCAATGTGCCCCTTCCGTGGAGAAAAAGGATCTGAGATAACATTTGCCACCCTCTATTTTACCAGCCTCTTATCAGAGAATAAAGCTCAAACAGGTGGACTCTATTGTCATTTTCCTGTTGATCATATATCAGTCTAAAGTTCTTCCCCTGACAGTTGCTCCAACTCAGTTATGAGCAAAGCAAAAATTTCATTTTCATCCGAGCCAACAGATGGCTGATCAGGTGGCATTTGCTCGGTAACAACTCTGCAGCAGGTTAGCCTTTCCTTTAGTGCCATTGGGAGGTAATGCACACCATCAtgccctctctctgtgtgaacAGTATCCTCATTATAGATCCTGATCCCTTGTTCTTGGTCTTAAATTGGCCTTTGAAATTCATACACTCAACCTTTTAAATTCCAGACAAGCTTTGAAACAGCCATAACCCCACTGTCTTCACAGAGTAGCTTAGTggagagatgagagagggaATGGAAGAAGGTATTGGAAGAAGACTGAACAACAGATAATGGAAAGGAACTggttggagagagaaaaaatggcAAGAAGGTGAAGTGGTTAAGTAGACTGCCTGAATGAGAAGAACAAGATGATCAGGAGGGAGGAAGGTGAGGGGGAGGTACAGTAAGGGGAAGTATAGGTGGTAAAAGGAGGAGGTTTGGAGAAGGAAAAGAGGGAAGAAGCAAGAGAGAAAGAATGATGATTAGGAGGATATATGTAAAATGCTGGTAAGATCTATTTtactaaaaaaatgtaaaagttgaaaaatgattattaaaataattattaagCTGTTCAAGCACAGGGCTATTAAAAATGCCCATTGCATTAAAAAAGATTGATCTATGCCACAAAGCCTTCTAACTATTTTAATATACAATATTGAGTCCTTTTTAACGTTGTGTTTGTGTAGAACAAGTGTGTTTTACTATCATGCCAGCAACCATGTTTAAGATCAGGCTGTTTTTGGATGCTTTACCAGTTTTTTGTTATGTTTCATATCTAGTTTTGGAACGAAAATCTGTATTTTTTCCTCCTACTAAAAAGCATTTCATCCACACTAACTATTCAGCCAAACTAAGAGCACCTTTCTGGTCCAGGCCTGCTCAATATTCATGGCTGACACTAAATCAGGAATTCCCTTTTATTTCCACAAATGGCAGCACTCTCCTCACTTCCTTTTCCCCCTTCCATCCTGCcactttcctcctcctctttccgtCCTGATTGAGAAAGGACCACCTGACCGTCTTTTGAGGTTGGGAAGTCATAATTGGAGGGGAAGCCAGTTCCTGCCCCTGTGTGCTAATGCTGGAGGCTTGTGGCGCCCACCGAAAGCCTTTGATGGCATAAGGAGGACACACTCATGCatccacacaccaacacaccctCATACATCTTGCATGGCCTCAGTCGGTCTTTGAAATTGTAGGCTGCGACTGTGGCCTGGTAGTTGACAGGTGTTGATCTAGGCACAGCTGATTGTGTGCTCTTACAGTATGTAATGTTACACATGTATTTATCCATTAACAAGACTGAGCCTAAGACTCTAGTTGCTCTGTGATTCTATACTTCTACTACTACAATTTCATTGCAATTCTTCCGatagttaaaaatataaatgtcaacctcatggttgTCACTGAATTAGCAAAGTCAGttggattcatcctctgggaaccatgcatgtctttttttttttttatttcatgacaatccatttaatagttgttgagatatttcagtctgcattaaagtggtggaccgacaaACTGAGGCCATTATTGCCATCTGTAAAGCTCCGGCATAGCTAAAATGCAAACATGCATGCTCTtcttatacttttactttataaCCACAATATTTTACTGGCTATGCGGGTGGAATGTCTCGGTTAATAACACAACGAACATAGTTGTTGTGGGAAGGcaagtttttattttctcatctTTACCAAGTTTTCACAGCTGGGGATTTTCTGGTTACATGCCTGGTGTCGTGGTGCTACTCTGGGATTTCAGCTTGAACCTCTGGCATGTCCAGCATATCAGTGTTTGATACCATCTTTgctgtagtttgaatgcactAAAAGATATCAGTTTATCAAACATTTCAAACATACTTTGTCCAGTGCTTTGTGGAGAAATGTCCAAAACAGTTCATTCGTAATCAGAATGTTTTGCTTTGTCTGGATTTCAGTTACACTCTATGGTTTTGAGGTAAAGCATTTCTTGCCTGGAAACATAACAGAAGCTGTCCGAATTATGGCATTTCACTTTTCCTATTCACCATCAGCAACAAAAATTCAGGTTTCGGTCAGTATCATGTGTGTAAGCTGAATGTGTAATATGAGTTAGCTACGAAGCATAGTAAATGTAGTCATTGATGATGGAAGCACACAGTGATGCTGCAGAAAGTATCTGTAGTTTAATGAGAATACTGGGAGAGCCTCAGCAGAGTGTACAGTAGGGACTTGCCATTTTAACCACACAGTATCTTATTTTCATAAATGTTACTATCTTTCTAATTGGCATTGTTGCTAAGAGGCATGTGTCTGCCAAGTGACAAAAGGGTTGCAGGTTTAATCCCCATAGTGGACCTGAATCCTGTCAAAGTGCCTCAGTGCAATAAAAGGGACACTTACCTGCCTGTTCATTGGAGGGTGCCCTGGATAAGAACATTGGAAAAAGCCTTAAATGTGGAATCGCACAAAGTCCTCATCTGCTTTTTGGATTTCAGCACTTCTATTTCACCTTTGGACCTGATGATTACCATAGGTAGGCTTTCTATCCATCAGCGGGCACTTGACTGAGAGCTTTCTCTTCCCTCTTTTCAAAGTGCATCAACTCTCCAGAATGTGCTCATTGGTCTTACTGGTTGCAAGTAACGTTCAGCATTCCACTTTCAGTATGAAAGTCAGATTCTGCAATTTTAACTTACTGTCTTTTTAAGTCACGGTTGCATAATCTTTTTGTCTTGAGTAATGCTGACTCCGCcactaaaaaaacattttgtgaaatCCTACCTCGTCCTTGAGCACCAAAGCATCTCTATGGCTAGCGGCAACTACAAAAAACAATTTTGGTCAGAGTTGTTATTTGGCCTGTGAGTGGTGAACATTGGCTATGTTGCTGATGGATTGTATTGTATTGGtatttaatggataggacagctgaagataggaaagtgggagagagagatgacatgcagcaaagggccacgggtCGGAATTAAACCGGGCCGCTGCAGTAAGGACTGACCTTTAGTACCAGGGGTTGCATGCTCAACCAGATGAACTACCAGGGGACCCATAACATGGGTTATTTTTAACCTAATGAGGAATATTTGTTGTGTTTGCCACTTGTCCTTCAAGGCCAACTATACTGTAAATTAAGTTATATTTCAACCTTGCCTATTTCCCATAAATGTGGCCATTGTGATTTAAGGGTGTGGGATAGGGATTGTAAATAATACAGGCCTAAAAAATCTAGTAAAACAAAACTGTCTGTGTGAGATGGCAGCCTCCTATAACTGTGCCTTGCTGCCAGCCTTCTGGCTGAGGTTAGCGCGCTCAGAGCCCCTTTATGAACCCttttgtgtgcacacacaccagagacaaTGAGAGGGCATAAGCACTGAATGTGTACAATACATGAACACATAAAGAGAAGCAAAATTATACTGGAATTTCTGTATATCTAAATTTAGAAATGTGACACGGAGAGTAAACAGTTTATACCTTAAGCTCAGTTATAATCGTAGGGAGCTAAAAGACTCTTAAGCATTCAACATTTAACAGGTTAAAAAGCACAAATTAAGATTAGTCTGACAGAATAGAAATATAGATAGATTGGGTGAACTGAGCAGCTAGTTATTGATTCACTTGAACCACTGTAATGATCATTCAACCTGTGATTGATAAACGGTCAGCAGTGATCTACAGCACCAActctctcctccatctttccAATCTCTGTGCTTCAGAAGCACTGAATATTTTAACACCAGCAAATGTACAGGAATTAGGTCATTTTGACCATTTTTTAAATCCAAGTCATTTTCGATCCAAATTATTTCCTACTTGAAAAGGTCAATCAAAAGAAAAGCTAAACTTAACCACAACTAAATGTAATAATctatttaaattattaatttatttactattttcaatttaaaaattaCATTGGCATGAAAAAATGTAGTCTGTCAAAACTGTTATTGCTCATTAGTGCCAGCTAATACTGCTCATACAAAGGAATTCACTTGGTGTCAATGTGATATACCAAGTCATTTCTGTGCAATTAACTCATATTCATACTCAGATAAATGAAAGTGATGGTGCcaaattttatgtttttatgtgtgaaaAAGAATTCCTAAATTTCTGGTCTTTTTCAGTCTGTCTCAGACTGTGATGGATTCGGTCAACATTGTCAGACAACTGAGCTCTCCACAGCTGGCACTTTGAACTGCAGACATTCTTTCTCCTGTTCGAAAAGGATTTTATTGTGACAGAATGGAGCTCATTAAAGTATTGGCTTTGGAACTGTTTCAGTCCTCTTTCCTTACTGCTTTACTAAAGGAACATCTAAagattaaattttatttattttccattcGTCCCTACAAATTTGATTTAGCATAATTCGCACCAATATTCTTGCTCTAGCTATTCATACATAgaggacaaagacaaaaaccTTGAAGACACTGGAGGACAAACCTGTTTTTTACGATGAATCTCCCTGCAGACCTCAGGTACTGAAACTCTGCCAGCAGATGTACAGCCAgcttctctacctctctctcagGGCATTTTAGCTGAATTAAATACCATAAGACAGTCAAATTACCCCCTTGGCTCCTCAGCAtacttcctccctccttctaCCTCCCCTCTTTTGCTCTTCCTTTCCCTCTTTCTATCCTGAGGCAGAGTTTCCCATAGTAGCACACCAAGGCTGTCTGTGTCAGGCAGTTATTTAGCAGTGATGGTCCAGCAGCTCGCCTCAGGCCATCGTTGATATGGCTAGTTCTCCCTCTGTGGCATTTAGCCTTACTACTGTTGCCAAGGCGGGAGGAGGGGACtaactgaataaaaataaaaagtagctATGTCTGGTGTTTGCTGGGCTGTGTGACCAGTGTGTCATTTGAAtctctctgtcagtcagtcagttatgGCAAGTACCCACAACAGGACTTTATTGGCTCGGCGCTCATGTGCTCACACTGGAGCACGATGTGTAAACTGTTCAAAAACACGAGACGAGAGGCTTACTGGAGCCTTGCAGACACATTCTAGATATCTAGCAGGCTAAATATCTGGAGCTGTCTCGGACTCTGCCGGGGAGCTGCAGCCAATGAGAGCGCAAGACACGGGCTGAGGGGAAACCAGGGGGAGGCTTCACCTGGAATTCACTGTAGAACTGGCCACTTTAAAAAGTCTTGTAGTGGGAACATAGCTTTAGTCATTGACTAAATTCAGCAGTCAGTCAGTAAACCAGCTGTGGTAATATGCTGAGAAAGaacgtttttttaaataattactgAAACCACATcaaactttatatatatatatatatatatatatatatatatataaatatatataaaaatatatatatatatatatatatatataaatataaatataaataaacctAACATACAGTGCACATACACTGTGCACATACAGTGTTAGGACAGAATTCGTAGTTTAACCTTTGGTTGTATTCAATAAACTGAAATGCATTCACT
This sequence is a window from Sander lucioperca isolate FBNREF2018 chromosome 11, SLUC_FBN_1.2, whole genome shotgun sequence. Protein-coding genes within it:
- the gpr52 gene encoding G-protein coupled receptor 52, giving the protein MNQSELTTGPVLTANSSHGDFFPGSAANHSCPLGWGLNEGLEACVLETAVIVLLTVLIIAGNLTVIFVFHCAPLLHHYTTSYFIQTMAYADLLVGLSCLVPTLSLLHYPAGVQEPITCQVFSYVISVLKSVSMACLACISVDRYLAITKPLSYNQLVTPCRLRGCITLIWVYSSLVFLPSFFGWGKPGYHGDIFEWCAHSWPTSALFTGFVVCMLYAPAALVVCFTYYHIFRICQQHNREISERRARFPSQEMEAGEGGGGGHHGGHGPDRRYAMVLFRITSVFYMLWLPYIIYFLLESSHVLDNPALSFITTWLAISNSFCNCVIYSLSNSVFRLGMRRLSQTICSFSHCAADDGDFGEPKPRKRANSCSI